One Dromiciops gliroides isolate mDroGli1 chromosome 3, mDroGli1.pri, whole genome shotgun sequence DNA segment encodes these proteins:
- the ICMT gene encoding protein-S-isoprenylcysteine O-methyltransferase encodes MAPAALGSEARLSLAAFLLGASVVGLPLLTRSGLQARTVLALYVAALNALLLLLYRPPPRYQIAIRACFLGFVFGCGLLLSFSQSSWNHFGWYMCSLSLFHYSEYLVTAVNNPKSLSLDSFLLNHSLEYTVAAVSSWIEFTVENYFWPEMKQIMWLSVTGLLMVVFGECLRKAAMFTAGSNFNHVVQNEKSETHTLVTSGVYAWFRHPSYVGWFYWSIGTQVMLCNPICGVAYALTVWRFFRDRTEEEEISLIHFFGEEYLEYKKKVPTGLPFIKGVKVEL; translated from the exons ATGGCGCCGGCCGCGCTGGGCTCCGAGGCGCGCCTCAGCCTGGCCGCCTTCCTGCTGGGCGCCTCGGTGGTGGGGCTGCCGCTGCTCACGCGCTCCGGCCTGCAGGCCCGCACGGTGCTGGCGCTGTACGTGGCGGCGCTCAAcgcgctgctgctgctgctctacCGCCCGCCGCCGCGCTACCAG aTAGCCATCCGGGcctgttttcttggctttgtcTTCGGATGTGGCTTGCTGCTCAGCTTTAGCCAGTCTTCCTGGAATCACTTTGGATG gtacATGTGCTCCTTGTCACTATTCCATTACTCTGAGTATTTAGTGACAGCAGTCAATAATCCCAAAAGTCTCTCCCTGGACTCTTTTCTTCTGAACCATAGTTTGGAGTATACAGTAGCTGCTGTCTCTTCTTGGATAGAGTTCACAGTTGAAAATTACTTTTGGCCAG AGATGAAGCAGATCATGTGGCTCAGTGTCACAGGGCTGCTTATGGTGGTCTTTGGGGAGTGTCTTCGGAAAGCTGCCATGTTTACTGCTGGTTCCAACTTCAACCATGTTGTTCAGAATGAGAAATCAGAGACACACACTCTGGTGACAAGTGGTGTGTATGCTTGGTTCAGACACCCCTCTTATGTCGGATGGTTTTACTGGAGTATTGGAACCCAG GTGATGCTCTGTAACCCAATATGCGGTGTTGCATATGCTTTGACCGTTTGGAGATTTTTCCGAGATCGAACAGAAGAGGAGGAAATCTCGTTAATCCACTTTTTTGGAGAGGAATACCTAGAATATAAAAAGAAGGTGCCCACAGGTCTACCTTTTATTAAAGGAGTGAAGGTAGAACTCTAA